From Canis lupus baileyi chromosome X, mCanLup2.hap1, whole genome shotgun sequence:
TTCTCAGCTTTGGCGTGAAATataagaacactttttttttttttttgtctgaagaGGGTTAATGATTACACTTACAGACAGTATAATGAAAAAGCACCAATGCAGTTTATTTTAATGCTTCTAATTCACGAGAGTTACTTCTTAATTCTACATCAGAAGTCATTTCACCAATACTCAATTTGGAAAGCACAATCAAGAAAGACTCCAATTTTTATTCGGACTACACAACTCAGCACAGTACTAGGCATCATGAATCTAGAACAAAAAATCGAAATATGCAGGACACAATAGATCTTAAACTCTAGGGATCCATGAACCTCTGGGAAGTGTATACAAAAAAGCTGTGTAGTGTGTGCTTACATCTTTCTGGGGAAAGCTCCAATGATTTCAATCAGCTTCTAAAAAGGTACCCAAGCAGTACACAAGAGAATTCTCATCTCCTCCATATTTCCAAAAACGAAAGCCGCGACTTCAGGAAGTTCACTTTCGCACATTTCAGAGTCAGTTTCCACAGGGACAGAgggtggaaaagaaaacaaatgaaagtaaCTTGCAAGGACTAGGCAGGGAAAAACTCCAGAGTGTTATTTACTTTATAAGTTTAGTAACATGTTCTGGGTTAGGGAGGGGAAATGGGGATGTTAAGTGCTAAGGGCAGTGGGGAGCAAGAAGACTCCTAAAAGGCTTTTTCAAGTCCTCACAAACACCACACTTGAGTATGAATGAAGCAACAGCAAGAATTTCAAATGCAATGTAACGCCAAGTCCAATTCTTCAGTTTCAGCATATTaacaacttatttttatttttgaatatcaCAAACTTCAAtcagaatactttaaaaaatattattctgcaTGCACTTAACAAATTGGACAAAGGACAAGTATCCAGCTGACTTGCATTATACTATGAAGTTTTACCTGAACAGCCAATTAACACAGATTTAAAATCATTAAGTACAGGTGACAGTGAAAACTTCAATGCATTACTCTGCTGGCATCCTACCACTAGGCACACGTTCATGTAACACTACTAGCAATTACCCTGGAGCACGGGCAGAATGCAGATGGAGGAAGCTCCCTACAAAGCAAGTTTAAGGGATTAAATGTCATCATCGACATCGTCGTCGCTACTGAGGACAAAGCTACTGCCTGTGGACAGGGGCCCTTCCTCCTTCACGTTGCCCACACCCCTCACTGTCCCTCTCTCATCAGAGTCGTCAAACAGCTTCTCACTGGAATCCTCATCGTCATCATCAAACAGCTTCCCGTTGGAATCATCCTCTTCAAACATCTTATCATCCACGTCCTCaccttcctttatctctactccTTCCTCATCTTCTTTGTCATCCGAGTCTTCGAACATCTTCTCATCAACGTCTTCAAGCCCCTTTTCATCTGCATAGTCTTCATCCTCTCTTTCGTCTGACTCATCATCAAATACCTTTTCGTAGGtgtcctccccttcttccttgtcATCAGACTCTTCGTCAAACTCCCTCTCTGAGACTTCCTCCTCAAACACTCTCTCAGAGCTGCTATCTCCAAATTCTGATTTGTCAGAGTCATTGTCTTCAAACTCCCTGTCGAGAATGTTCTCGCCGAACTCCTTGTCGGAGGCATCCTCATCAAAATCCTTCTCAAGGccattttcttcaaattctttctcaGAGCCGTCTTCAAACTGCTTTTCAGAGAAGTCTTCTTCGGATTCCCTTTCCGAGTCATCCTCTTCAGACTCCTTTTGAGGGCTCTCCTCTTCACACTCCTTGCTGGGGCCATCTTGGTCAGAATCCTTTTCAAGACCGTTCTCTTCATAATCATTTTTGAGCCTCTTCTTTTTGGATTCTTGTTCAGGGCCATTCTCTTTAGACTCTGCTTTAGGACCGCCCTCTTCAAACTCTTTTTCAGGGCTGCCTTCTCCAGACTCTCTCTCTGGGTAGTCTTCCTCACGCTCCCTCTTGGGGCAGCCTTCCTCAGACTCTGTTTTGAGGGAGCCTTCTTCAGATTCTTTCTGGGCGCAGCCTTCCTCAGCCTCTTTCTCGGGACCACTTTCTTTGGCATCTTTTTCCGAAGCATCTCCTTCAAATTCTCCCCCATCTTCGGttttttcaaacttcttttcATCGATGGGTTCTTCAAATGCCATTTCCCTTGTGGCCTCTTGTGCATTCATTTTCGATGTGCTAGGGCGCTCTGAAAAATGCCTTACCCTAGAAGGCCCCGCCCTTTCCGAAGCACAGATGGAATTTGAACGCCGAAGGCTTCTGTTAGCCTCGGGAGCATTAAGGAAAGCCTCCCATCCTCTCagcctttcctccctttctcttgtGGTCTCTTCCacctgtggagaaaggggaattgctattaaaatgagttttaggcaaaaataaataacttctctGCACACTTCTGATACTGACACAAATACCCTGATTTCATACAGCATCTCTTCTTAGGAAATCAGAGCATTTCCCTATattcagttttcaaaattttacatCTTGATTAATGGGAGTTGAGCTTAAGATCATTTAAACAAAAGCCCAACACCACAGTCCTGCAGAATtgttaaataaagaaatcaaagaaaaagttaATACTTGAATGCTCTCCATCCTTTACTTACCACTATTCTGAGCACACCTCAAAATTTCAGGCTTATAAACtgaaaaactaaaacatttttctttctatgctCTGGATGCAAAGTATTATTTAGAAGAACTGTTACATTAAACAGATTAAACTGAGCCCAAAACTCATCTGAAGAACCACTAGATCAGCATTTGTTGGTAATGTTACAATTTATGTGCCCTTGATAGTTGCAGAATTTACCTGATAATCTGTAGTCCCATCCCACGCCTGGGCAGTGATTTGACGGCCACCAAACCACCTTCCATCAAGAGTTTGTATACAATAGTCAGCTTCCTCCGGATCCCTGAAGGACACAGAGGCCACACCATCGGGGTGTCtctagaaagggaagaaaaggcagcaatgaatgataaaactaaaaataaaacat
This genomic window contains:
- the HTATSF1 gene encoding 17S U2 SnRNP complex component HTATSF1 isoform X3 yields the protein MSGNNLDGNDEFDEQLRMQELYGDAKDGDTQKDPSGEPDSFGQQPADTPYEWDLDKKAWFPKITEDFIATYQANYGFSNEGASSSTANVQEVSARTAEEPPQRKTPEPNDPKKRGEKRKAEPGWFHVEEDRNTNVYVSGLPPDITVDEFIQLMSKFGIIMRDPQTEEFKVKLYKDNQGNLKGDGLCCYLKDDPLVLNEIREDLRVECSKFGQIRKLLLFDRHPDGVASVSFRDPEEADYCIQTLDGRWFGGRQITAQAWDGTTDYQVEETTREREERLRGWEAFLNAPEANRSLRRSNSICASERAGPSRVRHFSERPSTSKMNAQEATREMAFEEPIDEKKFEKTEDGGEFEGDASEKDAKESGPEKEAEEGCAQKESEEGSLKTESEEGCPKREREEDYPERESGEGSPEKEFEEGGPKAESKENGPEQESKKKRLKNDYEENGLEKDSDQDGPSKECEEESPQKESEEDDSERESEEDFSEKQFEDGSEKEFEENGLEKDFDEDASDKEFGENILDREFEDNDSDKSEFGDSSSERVFEEEVSEREFDEESDDKEEGEDTYEKVFDDESDEREDEDYADEKGLEDVDEKMFEDSDDKEDEEGVEIKEGEDVDDKMFEEDDSNGKLFDDDDEDSSEKLFDDSDERGTVRGVGNVKEEGPLSTGSSFVLSSDDDVDDDI
- the HTATSF1 gene encoding 17S U2 SnRNP complex component HTATSF1 isoform X2; its protein translation is MSGNNLDGNDEFDEQLRMQELYGDAKDGDTQKDPSGEPDSFGQQPADTPYEWDLDKKAWFPKITEDFIATYQANYGFSNEGASSSTANVQEVSARTAEEPPQRKTPEPNDPKKRGEKRKAEPGWFHVEEDRNTNVYVSGLPPDITVDEFIQLMSKFGIIMRDPQTEEFKVKLYKDNQGNLKGDGLCCYLKRESVDLALKLLDEDEIRGYKLHVEVAKFQLKGEYDASKKKKKCKDYKKKLSLQQKQLDWRPERRAGPSRMRHERVVIIKNMFHPMDFERHPDGVASVSFRDPEEADYCIQTLDGRWFGGRQITAQAWDGTTDYQVEETTREREERLRGWEAFLNAPEANRSLRRSNSICASERAGPSRVRHFSERPSTSKMNAQEATREMAFEEPIDEKKFEKTEDGGEFEGDASEKDAKESGPEKEAEEGCAQKESEEGSLKTESEEGCPKREREEDYPERESGEGSPEKEFEEGGPKAESKENGPEQESKKKRLKNDYEENGLEKDSDQDGPSKECEEESPQKESEEDDSERESEEDFSEKQFEDGSEKEFEENGLEKDFDEDASDKEFGENILDREFEDNDSDKSEFGDSSSERVFEEEVSEREFDEESDDKEEGEDTYEKVFDDESDEREDEDYADEKGLEDVDEKMFEDSDDKEDEEGVEIKEGEDVDDKMFEEDDSNGKLFDDDDEDSSEKLFDDSDERGTVRGVGNVKEEGPLSTGSSFVLSSDDDVDDDI
- the HTATSF1 gene encoding 17S U2 SnRNP complex component HTATSF1 isoform X1 codes for the protein MSGNNLDGNDEFDEQLRMQELYGDAKDGDTQKDPSGEPDSFGQQPADTPYEWDLDKKAWFPKITEDFIATYQANYGFSNEGASSSTANVQEVSARTAEEPPQRKTPEPNDPKKRGEKRKAEPGWFHVEEDRNTNVYVSGLPPDITVDEFIQLMSKFGIIMRDPQTEEFKVKLYKDNQGNLKGDGLCCYLKRESVDLALKLLDEDEIRGYKLHVEVAKFQLKGEYDASKKKKKCKDYKKKLSLQQKQLDWRPERRAGPSRMRHERVVIIKNMFHPMDFEDDPLVLNEIREDLRVECSKFGQIRKLLLFDRHPDGVASVSFRDPEEADYCIQTLDGRWFGGRQITAQAWDGTTDYQVEETTREREERLRGWEAFLNAPEANRSLRRSNSICASERAGPSRVRHFSERPSTSKMNAQEATREMAFEEPIDEKKFEKTEDGGEFEGDASEKDAKESGPEKEAEEGCAQKESEEGSLKTESEEGCPKREREEDYPERESGEGSPEKEFEEGGPKAESKENGPEQESKKKRLKNDYEENGLEKDSDQDGPSKECEEESPQKESEEDDSERESEEDFSEKQFEDGSEKEFEENGLEKDFDEDASDKEFGENILDREFEDNDSDKSEFGDSSSERVFEEEVSEREFDEESDDKEEGEDTYEKVFDDESDEREDEDYADEKGLEDVDEKMFEDSDDKEDEEGVEIKEGEDVDDKMFEEDDSNGKLFDDDDEDSSEKLFDDSDERGTVRGVGNVKEEGPLSTGSSFVLSSDDDVDDDI